Sequence from the Denticeps clupeoides chromosome 20, fDenClu1.1, whole genome shotgun sequence genome:
CGTTGTGGAGTGGAAGCAATGATACTCATTGGTGTTGGACAAATATGGCTTTTGGCGGTTATTCTATTGCATGTTTGGTTTCGGAATCTGGTGCGGTCCTGAGGTGACTGTAACACAGACGGAGTTTGTGACTTCTGCGGTTGGCACGAGGGATGGCGGGACCTTGCACTCGGCGTTGCCAGATTGGCCGTTTTCGCTGAGTTGTCTTGTGCGGGACAGAAATGATGGCTTGGTGTGGAGTTCCCCATCTCCGAGATGAAGAAAACCTGCGCCGCAAgccatatttattatattgccTTGAAAGTAGGGCTCCGTATGTCTGAAACTGACTGCTTGTGAGAGCTGGTTTTAATGGTGTCTGTTCCCCCTCTGCAAGTCAACGTTCCCGTGTGTTTTGACCTGTGGGTGTGAGAGGACCCAGCtgggccaaacacacacacacacacacacacacacacacacacacactttacttttatttaccTAGACGAACCATTTGCCTGAGAGGTTTCGAATGGAAAAATCCTGCCAACCAGCCCTATTGAGGAGAACTCTGACTGGTTCAGCTTCTAACTGGTTTACTGCAGCTCGACTGAGGCAGACAATGGGTTCGTTTGTTGACGGCGAATGCTTCCTTCCTCCTCTCGTCCGCTGTAGCTGTGCGTGTGCAGCCACATTTGAACCAgtgaattttgtaaaaaaaaaaaaaaaacaaaaacactttacgcataaatttttatttatttatttattttaaccccTTTCTATCCCATTCAGGCTCCCGGGCCGGTGTTGCTTTACTGCACTTCTGGCGGTGTCTTTGCTAGTGGAATTTTCCTCcgacctgtgtgtgtgcgcgcgagcGTGTGTCCTCTAGAGACTTTGTTTGTCAACTGTTTCATTGAACTGCATATTCTGAGATTTAAAAAAGTGGATAAAGTCATGTTGCTTGTTTGCCTggggaaaaatattttatatggtTTCTCTGTGTCGCTGCCGTTCCCTCGGTTGTCTCCTCCCTCCACCCCACAACTGGTCTTTGCGAATGATTAATGTCGTAGGATCGCCTTGATGGTATCTCGGATGCTCGTTGTCAGGCTGTGGGAGAAGGGGAGTTATGACAAACATGTTAATTTGCTCCACAAACTGTTTCTGCGGGACTTCTGGACCCTCGCCATCGATATGCACACGCCTGATTGGCCTGGAAGGGGTCAAGCTGTTTGTTGCCCAAATCCCAATTTGAAAATGGGCTTGTTCCGAAGCTATATTTTTCAAACCATAGGAATTATCTAAGCATATTTCTGACATTTCCTAGATGGGAAATGCAAACTTCCTGCAAAACAAGTGATTAATGACTATAAGATCACACCAACTTGTGGCTAAATACAAATTGTACCTGTTTTGTCAGGGCAACGTCTGTGGACACTTTGCTAAGTGAATCTTATTTTACtggatttaaaattttttttttttttaaatcaaatcttacaatcagtagttacaggcaggGCTGTGTATTGGCGAGGATCTCACGAAACGACACTTCACAATATGGTTATgtcgatatattgtgatattatataatgtaaaaaaaacgaCGCAACTCAGAACTCACGTTTAACTCTTTTGTCTTTGCATTTGAATGTATTTAAGCGCTCAGTCAGTTAAGTGTGttgttcagggacacattgCTAGTAAGTCagcacctgggtcttctggtttatacgAGAGTGTGAGGATGTTGGTCTGTGTCTGACTCATCCTCAAGAATGTCGACCTTTTCAAAGGTAAATAGTCCGGTGACGCGGCTTTCACGCCCTGCACGCGGGAGTGATGGTAAATGAGGGCGTGTTTCTACAAACCACTGTATTCAAATGCCTTTATTATAATGCAACCAGTTGTTTTATGACTGTTTTTAAAATGGCTTTTTGACTtttgccttttttgtgtgtttttcctcacAGAACCCAGCAATCGTCCACCTTCTCCCGACCCGAACCCCACCCCTTCGGCTCCACCGCAGAAGGGCCAAGTTGGAGAGCGACTGGGCCAGGGACCGCCGCCATGTCTTAACGTGCTGCGCTCTCCATTGAAAACCCTGTCCCCTcgctcctcttcatcctcctccatcaccacccCCCCCGCCCTCCCTCTCAATGTGGCCCAGTCTGGTGGTGGCTTCGCATCTGCGGAAATGAGcctgcagcaccagcagcagatgctgaGCGGCTCGGAGCGGGACCTCCACTCGGCTGCGTCTTCGGTCAGCCTCCCGTCCGCCCGGAAGACGCCCAAGAAGCGGCGGCTGTCGCTGCGGTCACTgttccgccgccgccgcgacCCCAAGCGCAAGTCCCGTGCCCTGCAGGCTGGGGGTGTGGATGGCATCGCCAGCATAGACAGCGTCCACTCGGAGGCGGGCCCGCAGGACTCGTCCCTGTCCGCACCGGGCGTGGCTTCATGCTCCTCCGCCTCGCCCGCGGAGggggcggccgccgccgccgcgtcccCCTCGGAAATGCTGGAATGCCCACTGTGCCTGTTGCGCCACGCCCGCGAGTGCTTCCCCGACATCATGACGTGCCACCACCGCTCGTGTGCCGACTGCCTGCGCCAGTACCTGCGCATCGAAATCTCGGAGAGCCGCGTCAACATAAGCTGCCCCGAGTGCTCGGAGCGCTTCAACCCCCACGACATACGCATGAttctgggcgaccacgccctcatGGAGAAGTACGAGGAGTTCATGCTGCGCCGCTGGCTGGTGGCTGACCCCGATTGCCGCTGGTGCCCCGCCCCTGACTGTGGGTGAGTAAAGCATTGTTTGGATAATTATTTGCAGTTCTTTTAAAACTGGGCCACTAGTGTGgccctcttcttacctccctccactggctcccggtagctgctcgcattgagttcaaatccttgatgctgcctacagggctgtaaatggaactgcgccctcctacatcaacacactactacctacctacacccctgcacgccctctcagatcagcaaacgaaaggagactaaaaattccttcttcatgaggtctccgattccaatcatctcagttctccgttgttgtccctggcctcctccacacgactagccgagactatcaccacttttaaaaagcaggtgaaaaccctcttgttcaaaaaatattacagacaaatctaacacttacacacgcacatgcgtacaaattgcacaaacaatacaaaaatgtttaaatacattataatttttcttcgtctagcacccaacaatctctgagcatgctcttcactgacaagtttgagccttatcagggctcttagtttgtaaattcaatattctatagaaatcgaacgagaattgctggtgtcttcctcttgtaagtcgctttggataaaagcgtctgctaaatagagggtggtagtagcctagtgggtaacacactcgcctgtgaaccagaagtcccaggttcaaatcccacttactaccattgtgtccctgagcaagacacttaaccctaagttgctccagggggactgtccctgtaactgattgtaagtcgctctggataagggcgtctgataaatgctgtaaatgtaaataaagtagTGTAATAACGTAACagcaatatattgtaatataacCTGTACGGCCAATAGATCTGATATGGATTATACTGGATTATTacacaatttaattaaataacttTTTCTGTTCATTGATTCTGAATCTTACGAAATAAATCCCATTTCTAGTACATgtctgggggcagtggtggcctatcggttaaggaaactgccccgtaatcggaaggttgccggttcgaatcctgatccgccaaggtgccactgagctgccactgagcaaagcaccgtccccacacactgctccccgggcgcctgtcatggctgctcaccaagggttaaatgcagaggacaaatttcactgtgtgaccaTCACTTCATTTCACACTTCTTTCATTCCTTTTGCTCTCATTGGgtttttcccctctctcctcATGATTGTGAACAAGCACTTTTAGAGGGTGCAACATACTTCTTTGTGGGACAAGCAGTTCTTCTGCATTCTTTCCCAGGCGCGGTGCCCTTACTGAGTCTCTGCTGACAAACCTGTTGCCGGAGCTTTTGGTTCTGGTTTGAAACGTCCTTATCGGTCTCGTAGTAATGCTGAAGGAAGTGAGTGTGATATGGCTTGTTCTTGGGAACACGCagtactgtggaaaaaaaagcccTTTTTCAACGGCTTCCTCACAGATCTATTTCGGACCCGTTGTTTCATGAGACCATGTCTGGTCTCAGAAATGCGGCAAGTGTCCTGGGACCTCTCAGTCCTGGAGGTCAGGGCGATGATGTCATAATTGTGTGAGTCGTTGACTAGGGCGGCTCACTGAATAGAGAGTGGAGGGGTTTATAATTTCCCAGTGGGTCTAATCCCACACGTCGCAACtgccgtttttatttttttacggCAATCACTGGCAGAttacaacaattttcaacaggcattgcagcgggcagcccctcCCTCGGCTCCCCGGAGGACCCAACATTTACGTGAGATACACCAAGCTTGCTATAAAGTGTAAAAGTAAGAACACTTTCTGGAAGTATTTTGGGTCTGGTTCGGGCTCAGTTTTTAGCATTAGCGGGTCAGGTCGTGTCGCGTTGCAAAGGCACGTAGTAATTTTGTTTTGCTAAATGTTGACTTcttaataaaattggaattttaCTTGCAAGTCTTAGCTGCTGTcatcaggtgttttttttaaaaagcaacacatatatatatttttacttctGCAGCATTAGAAgcaaagagctttttttttttttttttactcaaaaacatttaatttattcatttatttgtctggatttatttattcattcattctgaccctaggggttaaggaagcagccccataatcagaaggttgccggttcgaatcccgaatatgtcaaggtgccactgagtaaagcgctgtccccacccactgctccccgggcgcctgtcatggctgcccactgctcactcagggtgatgggttaaatgcagaggacaaatttcactgtgtgcaccgtgtgctgtgctgctgtgtatcacatcactttcacttttatttattttaaattttaagaattttgttttgtttttacttcCCCTATAGTATtgagtaccatccttagtatcaGGATCAAGTTTGGAATATCAGGATTGTGACGCCTAACCCGTTAGCAGCCCTTGTGTCCTCAGATCtgttgtcactgctggagtGTTGCGATCTCTCTGTTCACGACGCAGAGCTTTGTGCACTGCGGGGCGCGAGGCCGAGATTGACATTGAGGCGGCGCGGTTCAGCTCGGCCTGCTGTCATCAGCGTTTTATCGGCCTGACGCTGTCAGCTTGAATAGTGGCCCTTTCATCAAACTATGTGTGGGTTGGCCActgacctttttttatttctttcttcttctacCCCCTCCACTCTTTTTGGGTTTGTAGTGAATGGCTGCTGTTTAAATTGATTTCCCCACACCCCGTGAGAGTGTGCTGTAATTTAATATGGCATGTTatgctgtaaaatataaattccattatatttacatccgaaatgacattttcttcatGACATTACATGAAATCGATCAGCTGTAGAATTCACCAAATTAGTTCATTATTGATTTAtccttttaaaattcattttatattacaatAAGGTAACCGTCCATAAATGTTGCATactaaacgtgtgtgtgtgtgtgtgtgtgtgtgtgtgtatatatatatatatatatatttatatgtatatgtataaaaatacacacacacacacaccccaacaaTTCTGAATGCTTTCCCGTAATCTCTGGGGTCATTCAATGTAATGATCATAATAGACTGCTATTATTCATAGCAGAAGCAGGCCTCACCTCACACCCTTTTGCCATCTATTGCGTCTGTTTGTTTCAGGGCGTGGTGGGGCGGACTGTGAAGTCCTTCCCCATGAGATGAACAGTCCGGTTTGGCTCTGGCGCAGGGAGGGGATTTATCAGCTACAATTtgctccacacactgctgtattattttattataatactCCATAATACTGTATGCAGATTCGTGGTGATCTGAGGGCTGCATGATAGCTGTAGGGCTGTGAAGCGTTTCCTGCCGTTGCATCGGTCGAGTGTCTATGTACACACCACGGTTTCAGCAGCCTGTTTTATTGCGGCTTTATTCTCTACGTTTTTTTGTTGGTGAATAAAACGGCTTGGCTGATGCAGTCATGGGTAATGTGAAAGTAATTGCTGCAGTTTGGAGTACTGCATTCCATGgtaatatgcaaaaaaaaaaatacatttaacagcAGTAACGTCTCTGAGTGAGCTGGACCGAGAATGGTGCTGTGACTGCATGCGCTGCAGAGCCTCTACTATTCTCTCTACTGCAATTAACGTGTCTTAGTAGCCATTCGGGTCTGGACGTTGCTGTTTATCAGGTGAATGGCTGGTCTGGACGATTGAGTCAGGAAATGAGCTGGTGTTCATCACGTCCACGGCCCAATACGGTGGTGAGATGACTGGGCGTGATCACTTTTGTAGTTAAACGCACACACATTCTTCATaaactgagcaagacacttaaccctgagtgtctccagggggggactgtccctgtaactactgatcgtaagtcgctctggataagggcgtctgataagtgccgtAAATGTGTGTCTCCCTGTAGATATGCAGTCATCGCCTTTGGCTGCGCCAGCTGCCCCAAGATCACCTGCGGCCGGGAGGGCTGCGGCACAGAGTTCTGCTACCACTGCAAGCAGCTCTGGCACCCCAACCAAACCTGCGACGCTGCCCGGCAGCAGCGAGCCCAGAGCCTGAGGCTCCGCCCCTTCCGCTCGTCCTCGCTCAGCTACAGCCAGGAGAGCGGGGCTGCAGGTAACCGCCATACGCCCAGTCACGTGGGCGCGCATTCATCCTCTGTACGCAGGCGTGGCGATTTGTGATTAACATCTGTTCCACAGCAGATGACATCAAGCCTTGTCCGCGATGTGCCGCCTACATCATCAAGATGAACGACGGGAGCTGTAATCACATGACCTGCGCCGTGTGCGGCTGCGAGTTCTGCTGGCTGTGTATGAAGGAGATCTCAGATCTGCATTACCTGAGGTGAGAAGTGGGGCAACCAAACCCACAAGGCCGGTAGTGTGCGTAGACCCTTATCTGCACATCTCCACAAACCATGCTTCCGAGAACATTCCTGCCCAGAACTGGGTCTTGGTGACGTGTGTGTAGTCTCTAACCACAGTTTCCCGTTCCGCAGCCCGTCAGGCTGCACGTTCTGGGGGAAGAAGCCCTGGAGCCGCAAGAAAAAGATCCTGTGGCAGCTGGGCACTCTGGTGGGCGCCCCCGTGGGCATCGCGCTCATCGCTGGCATTGCTATCCCTGCCATGATCATTGGGATTCCGGTGTATGTAGGGAGAAAGGTGAGGATGATATTCAGGATGACTCTTACTAATTAAAAGTTTGATTAACTGTAAAACAGTCTTGCATTGAAGCAAGGTAAAAGGTGGCtttaaaatgtttagttttGCTCAACGTGTTCTGTCATGTTAGTGGTTATGAGATAAGGGCACCGGGTTTAGATGATTTAGAGGCGTCAAGTTCTTGGGTGAAACTGGCATCACTCCAGATCTGGGGAGTGACTTTGTTTTGCCAGAAGAGACTTGTGAACACGTTTCTTTCTTCGTTTCAGATTCACAATCGCTATGAAGGGAAGGACGTTTCCAAGCACAAGAGGAATCTGGTGATTGCGGGTGGTGTGACTCTGTCTGTCATTGTTTCGCCTGTGGTGGCAGCAGTAACTgttggtgagaaaaaaaaacccaaaaaacacacacacgttttttttgtttcttcttttcatggtcgttaaaaacctggaaaagtcatggaatttgaaccGTTTTCCACTATACGAAATAAACATAGTCAGGTCATTTAAATTGGATTGACACACAAATTTAAATGACTGCGCAAAAACAGGTTTACGGCTACATCTCGCTCAGGTCTATGGTTGCTTCCGTGTTCCAGTgcctccttttaaaagtcacgAGTCAGTCATCCTGATTGGGTCCATTTTACACTGGCTCAGACTGTGCAAAtatggaggaagaaacactgtcatttATGTTAAGCTTTTTAGGGTTGTCATAAATTTACTTTTTGTAAATTTGACAgattaaaaaattgttttttttttttctacagctGCTTCTGTTGTAAACATCTGTATAAACCCTGATTTATAATTATTGGTAGTATGGttgaaaatacaaattaaactacatttattcacataaaCCAGTTGTTGATCTTACTACCACATTCAAAGCAGACTTTCACATTGTGAGATTATGCAGAATTTAGGAAAGATTGTCATTTTTCCCAGGAATCGGAGTGCCTATTATGCTGGCGTACGTTTACGGCGTGGTGCCCATCTCCTTGTGCCGCAGTGGCGGATGCGGAGTGTCCGCGGGAAACGGGAAAGGCGTCCGCATAGAGTTTGATGATGAGAACGACATGAACGTCGGCAGCGGGGCGACGGCAACTGGTAAGGTTCACTATGTCACAGCAAGCAGGCTGGTACA
This genomic interval carries:
- the rnf19a gene encoding E3 ubiquitin-protein ligase RNF19A isoform X1; translated protein: MKCCYADDSKEPSNRPPSPDPNPTPSAPPQKGQVGERLGQGPPPCLNVLRSPLKTLSPRSSSSSSITTPPALPLNVAQSGGGFASAEMSLQHQQQMLSGSERDLHSAASSVSLPSARKTPKKRRLSLRSLFRRRRDPKRKSRALQAGGVDGIASIDSVHSEAGPQDSSLSAPGVASCSSASPAEGAAAAAASPSEMLECPLCLLRHARECFPDIMTCHHRSCADCLRQYLRIEISESRVNISCPECSERFNPHDIRMILGDHALMEKYEEFMLRRWLVADPDCRWCPAPDCGYAVIAFGCASCPKITCGREGCGTEFCYHCKQLWHPNQTCDAARQQRAQSLRLRPFRSSSLSYSQESGAAADDIKPCPRCAAYIIKMNDGSCNHMTCAVCGCEFCWLCMKEISDLHYLSPSGCTFWGKKPWSRKKKILWQLGTLVGAPVGIALIAGIAIPAMIIGIPVYVGRKIHNRYEGKDVSKHKRNLVIAGGVTLSVIVSPVVAAVTVGIGVPIMLAYVYGVVPISLCRSGGCGVSAGNGKGVRIEFDDENDMNVGSGATATDTTSVAETRHNPSIGEGSVGGLTGSLSASGSHMERIGAMRDNLSENASTMALAGASITGSLSGSAMVNCFNRLEVQADVQKERCSLSGESGTVSLGTISDNASTKAMAGSILNAYIPLDRDGSGMEVQVDLESKLCKLRHHSGGSSMDDGSTGGRGGGGMCSSGCPHEGKCSSSHWGKEPSSSSSSSGKKSKLHKKGGGTKINDTREDMDAKLLEQRSTNSSEFDSPSLSGSLPSVADSHSSHFSEFSCSDLEGCRPPCCAPEALATRSSNHSTGADSPLPEAEHDRPDCSGATAAPPSPSSPAKAGGTRHYIAKEAAGAARTAELDLSGAESSQKEHNNNHLHVPGVPRNPCIQTDI
- the rnf19a gene encoding E3 ubiquitin-protein ligase RNF19A isoform X2, translating into MKCCYADDSKEPSNRPPSPDPNPTPSAPPQKGQVGERLGQGPPPCLNVLRSPLKTLSPRSSSSSSITTPPALPLNVAQSGGGFASAEMSLQHQQQMLSGSERDLHSAASSVSLPSARKTPKKRRLSLRSLFRRRRDPKRKSRALQAGGVDGIASIDSVHSEAGPQDSSLSAPGVASCSSASPAEGAAAAAASPSEMLECPLCLLRHARECFPDIMTCHHRSCADCLRQYLRIEISESRVNISCPECSERFNPHDIRMILGDHALMEKYEEFMLRRWLVADPDCRWCPAPDCGYAVIAFGCASCPKITCGREGCGTEFCYHCKQLWHPNQTCDAARQQRAQSLRLRPFRSSSLSYSQESGAADDIKPCPRCAAYIIKMNDGSCNHMTCAVCGCEFCWLCMKEISDLHYLSPSGCTFWGKKPWSRKKKILWQLGTLVGAPVGIALIAGIAIPAMIIGIPVYVGRKIHNRYEGKDVSKHKRNLVIAGGVTLSVIVSPVVAAVTVGIGVPIMLAYVYGVVPISLCRSGGCGVSAGNGKGVRIEFDDENDMNVGSGATATDTTSVAETRHNPSIGEGSVGGLTGSLSASGSHMERIGAMRDNLSENASTMALAGASITGSLSGSAMVNCFNRLEVQADVQKERCSLSGESGTVSLGTISDNASTKAMAGSILNAYIPLDRDGSGMEVQVDLESKLCKLRHHSGGSSMDDGSTGGRGGGGMCSSGCPHEGKCSSSHWGKEPSSSSSSSGKKSKLHKKGGGTKINDTREDMDAKLLEQRSTNSSEFDSPSLSGSLPSVADSHSSHFSEFSCSDLEGCRPPCCAPEALATRSSNHSTGADSPLPEAEHDRPDCSGATAAPPSPSSPAKAGGTRHYIAKEAAGAARTAELDLSGAESSQKEHNNNHLHVPGVPRNPCIQTDI